Proteins encoded together in one Alteribacter keqinensis window:
- a CDS encoding nitroreductase family protein: MTTIAKTIRERRSIKSGYTSEPVKEETVLSLLEDAVYAPNHGLREPWRFIFVPGEKKDEFVAKLVATFPKEKQDNRRNYFSQPAAFLIVVMKQDPRQKQWDENFGAVSSLIQNFQLLAWEQKLGVVWKTNPHIYEPKVHDILGIEKDEKVAGFLHLGYFREEDIPAAKTRTSAKEKLTVYS; the protein is encoded by the coding sequence ATGACTACAATAGCAAAAACGATCCGTGAAAGACGTTCAATAAAATCAGGGTATACCAGTGAGCCTGTTAAAGAAGAGACAGTTTTGAGTTTACTTGAAGATGCTGTATACGCTCCGAATCACGGCCTGAGAGAGCCGTGGAGGTTTATATTTGTCCCGGGTGAGAAGAAAGATGAGTTTGTAGCAAAGCTGGTTGCAACATTTCCGAAAGAAAAACAGGATAACCGCCGCAACTATTTCAGCCAGCCGGCGGCCTTTCTCATCGTTGTAATGAAACAAGACCCGAGGCAGAAGCAGTGGGATGAAAATTTCGGGGCTGTAAGCAGCCTGATTCAAAACTTCCAGCTTCTTGCCTGGGAACAAAAGCTTGGTGTGGTCTGGAAAACGAACCCCCATATTTACGAACCAAAAGTTCATGATATTTTGGGCATTGAAAAAGACGAAAAGGTAGCCGGATTCCTTCACTTAGGTTATTTTAGGGAAGAGGACATTCCAGCTGCGAAAACAAGAACGAGTGCAAAAGAAAAGCTGACAGTTTACTCTTAA
- a CDS encoding FtsW/RodA/SpoVE family cell cycle protein — translation MNSSDQIDQFLSRVTSHIRSKEAKELVDRELRSHIEKRIRENKDKGSSHVEAATLAVEQMGSPSSLGRVMNQLHKPKVDWLIIGLFSLLLGAGMMPVLFFTPWMGGSSYSLISGKLLMSAVSLAVVLGIMFIDYRRILKAWPLFYWGSLSLLILFFISGNFYNGQVFFRLGDHIRIDSWFVAMLCIIGLVGLVTERKGKKYFPLTVTAAVWVPALFFGTFGSISVSILYLFTAMTILIVSLKNKREIFKLAAIQVGSAFFGLCWMLLILPGYQLRRLQYWINPNSYPGSSEAYIPNILQGFLDGSVMFGRGDSGLSLNLLNEYIFVGIVYNFGWIPASVTAVLLIGLLIRMFIITRKTADRLGMMIVTAGVTVMIFSTSWNLLMMFGILPIVTFPLPLISIGLTSHVIFAVFTGLILSVYRRKDIVGSQTAAG, via the coding sequence ATGAATTCTTCTGATCAAATCGACCAATTTTTAAGCCGGGTTACCAGTCATATCCGTTCAAAGGAAGCGAAAGAGCTTGTAGACAGAGAATTGCGCTCCCATATTGAAAAACGGATCAGAGAAAACAAGGATAAAGGTTCTTCTCATGTGGAAGCAGCCACATTGGCTGTCGAACAGATGGGAAGTCCATCCTCATTAGGGAGAGTAATGAATCAGCTTCATAAACCAAAGGTCGACTGGTTGATTATCGGGTTGTTTTCCCTTCTTTTAGGAGCTGGGATGATGCCCGTCCTTTTTTTCACTCCATGGATGGGTGGATCTTCGTACTCTCTCATTTCCGGCAAACTTTTAATGAGCGCTGTTTCGTTGGCCGTTGTTTTAGGAATCATGTTTATTGACTACCGTCGTATTTTAAAGGCCTGGCCATTGTTTTACTGGGGTTCCCTGAGCTTGCTCATTCTTTTCTTCATTTCCGGCAATTTCTATAATGGACAGGTGTTCTTCCGGCTGGGGGATCATATCCGGATCGACTCCTGGTTTGTTGCTATGCTTTGTATCATCGGGCTGGTTGGACTGGTTACAGAACGAAAGGGAAAGAAGTACTTTCCCCTGACCGTTACTGCGGCTGTCTGGGTCCCGGCTTTGTTTTTCGGCACATTCGGCTCCATATCTGTGAGTATACTATATCTGTTCACAGCGATGACGATTCTCATTGTTTCATTGAAGAACAAGAGAGAGATATTCAAACTAGCCGCCATTCAGGTTGGATCTGCCTTTTTCGGCTTATGCTGGATGTTACTTATTCTTCCCGGATACCAGCTGCGGAGGCTGCAATACTGGATTAACCCGAACAGTTATCCAGGCAGCTCTGAAGCCTACATTCCGAACATTCTTCAAGGATTTTTGGATGGTTCTGTCATGTTCGGCAGGGGGGATTCCGGTCTCAGTCTGAATTTACTCAATGAGTATATTTTTGTAGGCATTGTTTACAATTTTGGTTGGATTCCCGCATCTGTTACAGCTGTTTTATTGATCGGTCTGTTAATTCGAATGTTTATCATCACGAGAAAGACTGCGGATCGGCTGGGAATGATGATTGTTACTGCAGGAGTCACAGTTATGATCTTTTCTACGTCCTGGAATCTGTTAATGATGTTCGGCATTCTACCGATCGTAACTTTTCCATTGCCTCTTATAAGCATCGGGCTTACGAGTCATGTCATTTTTGCTGTGTTTACCGGCCTGATTTTAAGTGTGTACCGGAGAAAAGATATCGTAGGAAGCCAAACGGCAGCCGGATAA
- a CDS encoding helix-turn-helix transcriptional regulator, whose translation MSDPLKGLKKAMDGTLFREVRFSDKQARNIIKETSASYIVNKPVEESMAILLLQSLESGPLSGYSIFKAIRHKREAVDLEAQEGQLYILLHRLEQKRLIGSQWQKDENGEQVKEYILMKKGTRILMKWEKADDQAERRSLQLHLEGGLV comes from the coding sequence ATGAGTGATCCGTTAAAAGGATTGAAAAAGGCGATGGATGGAACGTTGTTTCGCGAAGTGCGGTTTTCAGATAAACAGGCCCGGAATATTATTAAAGAAACATCAGCATCCTACATCGTCAACAAACCAGTAGAAGAAAGTATGGCTATCTTACTGCTGCAGTCACTTGAAAGCGGACCACTTTCCGGATATTCCATCTTCAAGGCAATCCGTCATAAAAGGGAAGCCGTAGACCTTGAGGCTCAGGAAGGACAGCTTTATATTCTCCTTCACCGTCTCGAACAGAAGCGGCTGATCGGTTCACAGTGGCAGAAAGATGAGAACGGGGAGCAGGTCAAAGAGTACATTCTCATGAAAAAGGGGACCCGTATTCTCATGAAATGGGAGAAAGCAGATGATCAGGCTGAGCGCCGCTCTTTGCAGCTTCACCTGGAAGGTGGGCTCGTGTAA
- a CDS encoding sigma-70 family RNA polymerase sigma factor encodes MGESEAYSHMSSEGNIHTDDFTAIVTDYGQSIQQLVYTYVKDQALAEDLTQEIFIKVFKKLDSFKQESTLKTWIYRIAINHCKDYVRSWHYRQFIYDDDTVMHAQSKDKSIDDKIVARSEEECLVHSVLGLPAKYREAVYLYYYEELTSKEISTLMNVRENTVKTRLRRARKMLKEKLGKEETT; translated from the coding sequence ATGGGAGAGAGTGAAGCATACAGTCATATGAGCAGTGAAGGAAATATACATACTGATGATTTTACAGCCATCGTTACGGATTACGGTCAGTCCATTCAGCAGCTGGTTTATACCTATGTGAAAGATCAGGCTTTGGCAGAGGATCTGACTCAGGAAATCTTCATAAAAGTATTCAAAAAGCTTGATTCCTTTAAGCAGGAATCCACACTGAAAACATGGATTTACCGGATTGCCATTAATCATTGTAAAGACTATGTCCGAAGCTGGCATTACAGGCAGTTTATATACGATGACGATACAGTGATGCATGCCCAGTCAAAAGATAAATCTATAGACGACAAAATCGTTGCACGTTCTGAAGAGGAGTGTCTTGTTCATTCGGTTCTCGGACTGCCTGCGAAATACCGAGAAGCTGTCTATTTATATTACTACGAAGAACTAACCTCAAAGGAAATCAGCACACTCATGAATGTCAGGGAAAATACGGTCAAGACCAGACTGAGACGTGCAAGAAAAATGCTGAAAGAAAAGCTCGGGAAGGAGGAAACAACATGA
- a CDS encoding HAD family hydrolase encodes MIKAVLFDLDGTLLDRDTSVRHFIQNQYDRMGMLLGNVSKARYTERFIELDERGYVWKDQVYKELTAEFSITDITWSELLNDYLVSFQGHCVGFPHMAETLKQLKRDRYKLGIVSNGRVPFQLNNIRALGIEPYFDTIVISEREEIKKPDADIFHRALDRLGVKADHAVFIGDHPVNDVKAARAAGMKAVWKETAALECTDADRVMRDFRTLPGLITSLEQKL; translated from the coding sequence GTGATTAAGGCAGTTCTCTTTGACCTGGACGGGACGCTGCTGGACAGGGATACTTCCGTAAGGCACTTTATACAGAACCAGTACGATCGTATGGGCATGCTTTTGGGAAATGTCTCAAAAGCTCGCTACACCGAGAGATTTATAGAACTTGATGAACGGGGTTACGTATGGAAAGACCAGGTGTACAAGGAGCTTACAGCGGAATTTTCGATCACTGATATTACCTGGTCGGAACTGCTGAATGATTATCTTGTAAGCTTTCAGGGGCATTGCGTCGGTTTTCCCCACATGGCTGAGACACTCAAGCAGTTAAAGCGAGACAGATATAAACTGGGGATCGTATCAAACGGAAGAGTTCCTTTTCAGTTAAACAATATAAGGGCTCTGGGCATTGAACCTTATTTTGATACAATCGTGATCTCCGAAAGAGAGGAGATCAAAAAGCCTGATGCGGACATTTTTCATCGTGCCCTGGACCGTCTCGGTGTAAAAGCAGACCATGCTGTCTTTATCGGGGACCACCCCGTAAACGACGTCAAGGCAGCCCGGGCAGCAGGTATGAAGGCTGTCTGGAAAGAAACAGCTGCCCTTGAATGCACCGATGCAGACAGGGTAATGAGAGATTTCAGGACTTTACCCGGTCTGATTACAAGTTTGGAGCAAAAGCTGTGA
- a CDS encoding class I SAM-dependent methyltransferase, translated as MLNYYSTLSAEVYDMDKPVGHSFGDLEFYAERLKGCTGSVLEPAAGTGRILIPLLEKGLDVEGFDVSREMLAICEKNGRQRGLKPSLFKGEMETFTLDKSFEAIVVPTGTFLLLHQRQASLQALKNFYDHLEPGGRLIIDLFLPEDFKEGLVSTRSWEKENGDIITLESKTVEVNRVNQFSVSYNRYELWHEGKLVQTELERFCLRWYGVEEFRLILKETGFTDIVISADYEFGKYPDKAGQVMTFEAVKE; from the coding sequence TTGTTAAACTATTACAGTACGCTTTCCGCTGAAGTTTATGATATGGATAAGCCGGTCGGTCATTCCTTCGGTGATCTTGAGTTTTACGCTGAACGTCTCAAAGGATGCACGGGGTCAGTTCTTGAACCGGCTGCGGGAACAGGGCGGATCCTCATTCCTCTATTGGAAAAGGGGCTCGATGTAGAAGGCTTTGATGTGTCCCGTGAAATGCTTGCCATCTGCGAAAAGAACGGGAGACAGCGCGGGCTCAAGCCAAGCCTTTTTAAGGGCGAAATGGAGACCTTTACTCTTGATAAAAGCTTTGAAGCGATTGTTGTGCCGACGGGAACGTTTCTTTTACTTCACCAAAGGCAAGCCTCCCTTCAGGCATTGAAGAATTTTTATGACCACCTTGAGCCGGGGGGGCGTCTGATTATTGACCTCTTTTTGCCGGAAGACTTTAAAGAAGGGCTCGTATCCACGAGATCCTGGGAAAAGGAAAACGGCGATATTATTACTCTCGAGTCTAAAACGGTTGAAGTCAACCGGGTAAACCAGTTTTCCGTTTCCTACAACCGCTACGAACTCTGGCACGAAGGAAAGCTCGTGCAGACAGAACTGGAACGCTTTTGTCTCCGGTGGTACGGTGTGGAGGAATTCAGATTGATCCTCAAGGAGACGGGCTTTACGGACATTGTTATTTCAGCAGACTATGAATTCGGAAAGTATCCCGACAAAGCAGGACAGGTCATGACTTTTGAAGCTGTAAAGGAATAA
- a CDS encoding ABC transporter permease, whose amino-acid sequence MIRLLNQDIRFQFRHGFYYLYAFLTALYSVILLFIPIEYRPFWSLLLIFTDPGTLGFFFVGTIVMLERNQHILMYLFTTPVTLRSYLMAKLLSLMIISLLTSIIIAWVALGMSVSYFLLTLTVVLCTFFFTSCGLAISVNASSLNVFTFRAVMAIILLTIPAIAFFGFTGFAFLTYMPSYSVLVLLELALTGSGGTISVFIFHSILLFLWGVAAFVLAVGRFKHYILFETGKGTEVQF is encoded by the coding sequence ATGATCAGACTTTTAAATCAGGATATCCGTTTTCAATTCAGGCATGGTTTTTATTACTTGTACGCATTTTTAACAGCACTTTACAGTGTCATTCTCCTCTTCATTCCAATTGAATACCGCCCTTTTTGGAGTTTGCTCCTGATCTTTACCGATCCGGGGACGCTTGGATTTTTCTTTGTCGGTACAATCGTAATGCTTGAGAGAAATCAGCACATCTTGATGTATTTGTTTACCACTCCCGTTACACTCCGGTCATACTTGATGGCAAAACTGCTTTCGCTGATGATTATCTCCTTACTTACAAGTATCATCATTGCCTGGGTGGCTCTTGGGATGAGTGTGTCTTATTTTCTACTTACGCTGACCGTTGTCTTATGTACCTTTTTCTTTACGTCATGCGGCCTGGCGATATCTGTTAATGCTTCTTCATTGAATGTTTTTACGTTCCGGGCGGTTATGGCAATAATCCTGTTAACCATACCGGCCATTGCATTTTTTGGCTTCACTGGATTTGCCTTCCTCACATACATGCCTTCGTATTCTGTATTAGTATTATTGGAGTTGGCACTGACAGGATCCGGCGGGACGATTTCTGTTTTTATTTTTCATTCCATCCTTCTATTTTTATGGGGAGTTGCAGCTTTCGTGCTGGCGGTGGGGAGGTTCAAACACTACATTCTGTTTGAAACCGGAAAAGGGACGGAGGTGCAGTTTTGA
- a CDS encoding ABC transporter ATP-binding protein, whose product MINVERLSFTYPGGKQPAVRNITLSVNDGEIVGFLGPSGSGKSTLQKILIGVLKNYEGSVQIMGQESKKSGAAFNESLGVAFEIPNFYQRFTAEENLKFFLSFYKNKGMPVVSLLTQLGLGDCGSKRVSEFSKGMKMRLNICRAFLHNPDIVFLDEPTAGLDPVNVKKVVDFILRQKKTGKTIIITTHNMHVAQAVCDRVGFIVDGELKLVNTPEALVEKHSDKAVKVEYTSGTIRCVKRFPLQGIGENSHFREILTGGNIVRLETEEKTLEDIFIEVTGRELE is encoded by the coding sequence ATGATTAATGTAGAACGCTTGTCATTTACCTACCCCGGTGGGAAGCAACCGGCAGTAAGGAATATTACGTTGTCTGTAAACGACGGAGAGATCGTTGGATTCCTGGGACCTTCAGGTTCAGGAAAAAGTACACTTCAAAAAATTTTGATTGGTGTACTTAAAAATTACGAAGGCAGCGTGCAGATTATGGGGCAGGAAAGTAAAAAGAGCGGTGCAGCTTTTAATGAATCTCTGGGAGTGGCATTTGAAATACCGAATTTCTATCAGCGCTTCACTGCTGAAGAGAACCTGAAATTCTTTCTATCCTTTTACAAAAATAAAGGAATGCCAGTGGTTTCGTTATTGACACAATTAGGGCTTGGGGACTGTGGCAGTAAAAGAGTATCGGAATTTTCCAAAGGGATGAAAATGCGCCTGAACATCTGCAGGGCTTTTTTGCATAACCCTGACATTGTTTTTCTTGATGAGCCCACCGCAGGGCTTGATCCTGTTAATGTTAAAAAAGTAGTGGACTTCATTCTCCGGCAAAAGAAAACCGGGAAGACGATCATTATCACAACACATAACATGCACGTAGCCCAGGCGGTTTGTGATCGTGTAGGGTTTATTGTGGACGGAGAATTAAAGCTGGTGAACACGCCAGAGGCCTTGGTTGAAAAGCACAGCGACAAAGCAGTGAAGGTAGAATACACATCAGGCACGATTCGTTGTGTGAAGCGTTTCCCGTTGCAGGGCATTGGAGAAAACAGTCATTTTCGAGAGATTTTAACCGGAGGTAATATTGTAAGGCTGGAGACGGAGGAAAAAACATTGGAGGATATCTTTATTGAGGTCACAGGGAGAGAACTTGAATGA